AGGAGGATTCGTGAAATCGCGCCTTGTAGCGTCTGCTGCCCTCAGCGCCCTCGTTCTGCTCGGCGCCACGGGATGCACGTTCATCACCCCGCAGTCGACCGAGATCAAGTTCTCGGCATCCGACGGAGTGAACATCGCCGATTCCGACGGACCTCTCGAGATCCGCAACGCGATGATCATCGCCACCGAAGACGGATCCACCGGAAACCTCGTCGCCGCGATCGTGAACCCCACCGACAAGGCCGCGACCCTCACGGTCGAGATCGATGGTCTTGACCCCCTCACCGTCAGGGTGGGCGCCGGCGACTCGTTGAGCCTCGGCGCGAATGCCGAGCCTCTGCGCATCGACGACCTCGACACGATGCCGGGCGCGACGATCAAGATCTATTTCCAGTCCGGCGATGCCACTGGCACGGCCGCCGACGTGCCAGTGCTCGACGGCAAACTCTCGTATTACGCCGATCTCGTCCCGCAGGAAGACGACGCCTGAGCGGCTGAACTCCGCTACGACGAGAGGCCGGCACCCGGAAGGGTGACCGGCCTCTCGTCATCAGCAGGCGTCAGCCTTCGAAGCGATACCCGAGTCCGCGGACGGTGACGAGCATGACCGGCTCCCCGGGGTTCTCCTCGATGCGGGAGCGGATGCGCTTGATGTGCACGTCGAGCGTCTTCGTGTCCCCGAAGTAGTCGCTGCCCCACACCCTGTCGATGAGCTGGCCACGGGTGAGCACTCGTCCCGAGTTGCGCATCAGCACCTCGAGCAGTTCGAACTCCTTCAGCGGCATGTTTATCTCGGCGCCGGCAACCGTCACCGTGTGCCGATCGATGTCGAGCGTGACGCGTCCGCCGTCGAGCACACGCTCATCGAGGTCGCTGTCGGCCTGCACCACGCGGCGAAGCACGGCGCGCATGCGCGCGAGCAGCTCGCGAGACGAGTACGGCTTGGTGATGTAGTCATCAGCGCCGAGTTCGAGCCCCACGACGATGTCCACCTCGGAGTCCTTCGCCGTGAGCATGATGATCGGCACAGCCGAGGTCGAGCGGATCTGCCGGCACACCTCGGTACCCGGCATCCCCGGCAGCATGAGGTCCAGCAGGACGATGTCCGCGCCGCGTTCCCTGAAAGCCGTCAATGCGCCGGGGCCGTCCTCCGCGATCTCCACCTCATAGCCTTCGCGGCGCAACAGGTAGGCAAGCGGATCAGCAAGGTCTGGCTCGTCCTCGACGAGAAGGATGCGGGTCATACGGTCTCTCCGTTTCGAGCGCGCGCGGCCGCGGCCTTGGCCGTCTTCCTCGCGCGCTTCTTCTTGTTCTTGCGATCAGTCGTCTCCGGCGCCGGAGCTTCGATGCGAGGCAGGACGATCGTGAAGGTCGATCCGCGGCTCGGCCTGGACCACACCCGCACCTCACCGCCGTGCCGCTGCGTGGCGTGCTTCACGATCGAGAGTCCGAGGCCGGTGCCGCCAGTGCGGCGTGAACGCGCCTCGTCCGCTCGGTAGAAGCGCTCGAAGATGCGCTCGCGGTCAGACTCCGAGATGCCGATGCCCTGGTCGGACACCGCGACCTCGAGCGTCTCGCCCTCGATCTTCACCCCCACGCCGACGCGCGAGCCGCGCGGCGAGTAGACGATGGCGTTGGCGATGAGATTGCCGACCGCCTCGATGAGTATCTGTGCGTCACCGCGGACGAACGCGCCTCTGTCGCCACCGCGGATGAGCTCGACGCCGGCGGAATCCGCCTGTACGGCATGCGCTTCGATGGACGCGGTGACGACCTCGTCCATCGCGACCGGACCGAAGTCGGTGATCCCGTCGGCGGCCTGCAGCCGCGACAAGCTCATGATGCGTCCGGTGAGCTGCCCGAGCCTGGCCGCCTCCGCAGAGATGCGCGCGGCGAAGATCCGCACCTGCGCCGGATCGTCCGCGGCGGATTCGATGGCCTCTGCGAGCAGGCTCACCGCCCCCACCGGGGTCTTCAACTCATGGCTGGTGTTGGCGACGAAGTCGCGGCGCACCTGGTCCAGACGCTCCTGCTCCGTGACGTCGCGGACGATGAGCAGAGTGAGCCGCGCGCCCAGCGCGCTCGCGCGCGCCGACACCAGACGCGGATCGAGGCTGACGCCGGGGCGCGTGATGCGCATCGTCTCGGTGGTGGACGCACCGCTCGAGCGGACCGCGCGTACCAGCTCGCGCAGCTCAGGGACGTCGAGCGTCGCACCGACCTCGATGCCGAAGCGCGCCGCGGCATGGGAGATCGCGAGCACCAGACCGGACGGATCGACCACGCATGCGGCGTCGTCCATGCTGTCGAGCACGTCGACTGCTCCTTGCGGAACCACTGCTGATGATTCCTCCGCCACCTTGGCGCGAGCACGATACGCCCAGAACACGAGCATCGCCAGGCCGATGCCGATCGCCAGCCCGATGGCGAGGGCGAGCAGCGCGATCTGCGGCGAGGTCATGTGACCAGCGTAGAGTGCGTTCACCTCGCGTCCGGCGAGTTTCCGCACCATCTCGGACCCTGGCGAACTAGTATTCACGTGCTGGGCACCGTTCGTTAACCTTCGACGAACACAATCACCTAGGGCGTGCGCACACTGCAGCGCCCGCCACCAGCCGGCCAGACCGCCCGAGCTCCGAACGAAAGGTTGCGCCGCTCATGCGCGAACTCTTCCACCAGTCCCTCGAGGATGTGCAGTCCCGTCTCGTGGAGATCGCCGACCTCGTCACGGTCTCCATCGACAAGGCCACCCGCGCCTTCGCCACCGGCGACGTCGCGCTCGCGGAGGAGGTCATCGCCGACGACGCGAAGATCGATGAGCTCGCGGTGAAGCTCGACGAGCAGGCGATCGAGATCCTCGCCCGCCAGCAGCCGGTCGCCCGCGACCTGCGCATCGTCGTTTTCGCACTCCGCGTGAGCGCCTCCTTGGAGCGCATGGGCGACATGTCGGAGCACATCGCCCAGCTCGCGCGTCTGCGCTTCCCGGAGCGCGCCATCCCGAAAGGGCTGAAGAGCACGTTCACTCAGATGGGTGAACTCGACGTCGAGATCGCACGAACGCTCAGCGAGCTGCTGCGTACACAGGACCTGCGCTTCGCCGACACGATCCGCAACTCGGACGATGACGTGGACGAGCTCCACGCCAAGGTCTTCGAGAAGGTGCTCAGCGACAACTGGAAGGGCGAAGCGGGCGCCACGGTCGATGCCACGCTCGCCAGCCGTTACCACGAGCGCTTCGCCGATCACGCCGTCGCCATCGCCAAGAAGGTCGTCTACCTCGCCACCGGCGACTGGGCCGTGGATGAGGAAGACATCGCACTTGCCGCAGCGGAGGCCCAGGAGGCCGAAGGCCAGGGCCTGGCCTGATCCACCTCGCCGAGACCCCCACTTCACGCCGAGACCCCAGGCTGCAGACGTTTGCAGCCTGGGGTCTCGGCAATAGAACGGGGTCTCGGCAGGGTTACTTCTTTCCCTGCGAGGCTACGGCGGCGGCGCCTGCGGCTGCGGCCTCGGGATCGAGGTAGCGACCGGGGCCGGTGGGCGCATTGTTCTCGTCCAGCTCGTACACCAGCGGAATGCCGGTGGGAATGTTCAGTTCGGCGATGGCGTCGTCGCTGATGCCGTCGAGGTGCTTGACCATTCCGCGCAAAGAGTTGCCGTGCGCGGCGACGAGGACCGTCTTGCCCGCTTCCAGGTCCGGTACGATCGCGCTCTCCCAGTACGGCAGCATCCGGTCGATGACGATCTTGAGCGACTCGGTGCGAGGAACTTCTCCATCGATGCCGGCGTAACGAGGATCGTTCACCTGGCTGAATTCGCTCGCGTCATCGAGCAGCGGCGGCGGCACATCGAACGAACGGCGCCACAGCTGGAACTGCTCGGGGCCGAACTCCTCCAGCGTCTGCGCCTTGTCCTTGCCCTGCAGCGCGCCGTAGTGGCGCTCGTTGAGACGCCAGGAGCGGGTCACCGGGATCCAGAGACGATCGGCAGCGTCCAGCGCGATGTCGGCCGTCTGAATGGCGCGGCTGAGCAGTGAGGTGTGGAGCACGTCGGGAAGC
The DNA window shown above is from Microbacterium murale and carries:
- the phoU gene encoding phosphate signaling complex protein PhoU, which translates into the protein MRELFHQSLEDVQSRLVEIADLVTVSIDKATRAFATGDVALAEEVIADDAKIDELAVKLDEQAIEILARQQPVARDLRIVVFALRVSASLERMGDMSEHIAQLARLRFPERAIPKGLKSTFTQMGELDVEIARTLSELLRTQDLRFADTIRNSDDDVDELHAKVFEKVLSDNWKGEAGATVDATLASRYHERFADHAVAIAKKVVYLATGDWAVDEEDIALAAAEAQEAEGQGLA
- a CDS encoding DNA modification methylase, encoding MKSRLVASAALSALVLLGATGCTFITPQSTEIKFSASDGVNIADSDGPLEIRNAMIIATEDGSTGNLVAAIVNPTDKAATLTVEIDGLDPLTVRVGAGDSLSLGANAEPLRIDDLDTMPGATIKIYFQSGDATGTAADVPVLDGKLSYYADLVPQEDDA
- a CDS encoding response regulator transcription factor, with the protein product MTRILLVEDEPDLADPLAYLLRREGYEVEIAEDGPGALTAFRERGADIVLLDLMLPGMPGTEVCRQIRSTSAVPIIMLTAKDSEVDIVVGLELGADDYITKPYSSRELLARMRAVLRRVVQADSDLDERVLDGGRVTLDIDRHTVTVAGAEINMPLKEFELLEVLMRNSGRVLTRGQLIDRVWGSDYFGDTKTLDVHIKRIRSRIEENPGEPVMLVTVRGLGYRFEG
- a CDS encoding sensor histidine kinase, with the protein product MTSPQIALLALAIGLAIGIGLAMLVFWAYRARAKVAEESSAVVPQGAVDVLDSMDDAACVVDPSGLVLAISHAAARFGIEVGATLDVPELRELVRAVRSSGASTTETMRITRPGVSLDPRLVSARASALGARLTLLIVRDVTEQERLDQVRRDFVANTSHELKTPVGAVSLLAEAIESAADDPAQVRIFAARISAEAARLGQLTGRIMSLSRLQAADGITDFGPVAMDEVVTASIEAHAVQADSAGVELIRGGDRGAFVRGDAQILIEAVGNLIANAIVYSPRGSRVGVGVKIEGETLEVAVSDQGIGISESDRERIFERFYRADEARSRRTGGTGLGLSIVKHATQRHGGEVRVWSRPSRGSTFTIVLPRIEAPAPETTDRKNKKKRARKTAKAAAARARNGETV
- a CDS encoding phosphoglyceromutase translates to MTATRTLILLRHGQSEWNELNLFTGWVDVRLTEQGKNEARRGGELLAESGLLPDVLHTSLLSRAIQTADIALDAADRLWIPVTRSWRLNERHYGALQGKDKAQTLEEFGPEQFQLWRRSFDVPPPLLDDASEFSQVNDPRYAGIDGEVPRTESLKIVIDRMLPYWESAIVPDLEAGKTVLVAAHGNSLRGMVKHLDGISDDAIAELNIPTGIPLVYELDENNAPTGPGRYLDPEAAAAGAAAVASQGKK